The Halomonas sp. KG2 genome segment ATCGGGCATAGGTTCTTCATCTGGCATAGGTTCTTGTGATGCCGCGGCATCATCGCTTAGCCCAGGATCGCCCATGTCAGAGTCATCAGCCACTGCAGGCTCATCGTTCATCATAGGGTCAGAAGTAGTATCCGATGCGGTAGCATCACTTGCAGTAGTTGCCTGTCCAGTAGAGGAAGTCGCATCTTGTTCCATCGTTTCTGGCTGTTCGGCAGGCGGCATTGGCTCATCACCGTTACCACAACCAGCAAGAGCTAATGTGCTAACGGTAGCTGCTAACATGCACAATGTAAGCACACGGGGGCGTTTGGTAACTTGATTAACTGGTTTATCCATTAGGCTTACCTCCCTTCTAACCAAAATATCGATTAACTGCCTAATTCACTGCATAGCTCATACCAAAAACCAAAAAATATAAACTTATCTATAAAAATCAGAAATTTATAAAAAAAACCAGATTAATTCTATGCCCAGAAAATTGTTACTGCGGGTTAAAACTGACACATGTGACACCTTTTGACGCTTAGCGGAGGAGGCGTTGTGACACACCCTGCCCACTTATGTATAATAAATATTAATAAATAACCAAGTTAAAACTTAAATTCTAATTATGAACCGTTTTGTGTCGCTGTTTGCAGGGAAAGCCATCGGGTACCGGAAAGCGAGCTGAGCAACGACACAAGGCTGCTCATTCACGCAAAAGGCATCGCTGATGGACGAGACACGCCCTGTCAAAATTCAGGTTCGCGGCTTGAGCAAGGTATTTGGCAAGCAGCCGAAAAAAGCTCTTGAGCTTCGTGACCAGGGTTTAAAACGCCCTGAAATTCTTGAGAAAACTGGCCAAACGTTAGGCCTTTCGAACATCTCATTCGATGTCTATGAAGGCGAACTTCTCGTCATTATGGGGCTTTCCGGTTCTGGCAAGTCAACGTTAATTCGGTGTTTGAACCGCCTGATTGATACCACCGAAGGCGAAATAATCATTGATGGCGAGAATATTCCCACGTTAAGCGAAAAGGCGCTGTTAGAGTGTCGCCGCCGCCATTTTTCTATGGTTTTTCAAAATTTTGCGCTATTCCCACACCGCACTGTACGCCAAAACGCCGAGTTCGGGCTTGAAATCCGCGGTGTCGATAAAGCTGAGCGTAAGCAAATTGCCCAAAACGCGCTAACCCAAGTAGGGCTAGATGGCTGGGAAGAGGCTTATCCGAATCAGCTTTCCGGTGGTATGCAACAGCGTGTCGGCCTAGCCCGCGCCCTGGCGAATGATTCCACCGTGCTATTAATGGATGAAGCCTTTTCAGCGCTGGATCCTTTAATCCGCAAGGATATGCAGCAAGAGCTGTTGCAACTGCAATCTAAAATGCAGAAAACAACCGTCTTCATCACCCATGATTTAGATGAAGCGCTCAATATTGGTGATCGCATCGTGCTGCTTAAAGATGGCGAAGTCGTACAGATTGGTACACCGGAAGAAATATTAACCCAACCTGCTGATGACTATGTGCGCCGCTTTATTGAAGGTGTCGACCGTTCGCGTGTATTAACCGCCGAAAGCGCCATGCGCCCCGTGCGCTCTACCGCCCGCGAAAGCGACGGCCCGCGCACTGCACTACATCGTATGCGTGACCACAGTATTGATTCAATTTATGTCACTGATCGTGACCGCCGCCTAATCGGCCTGCTAGAGGCCGAGTCGGCGAGCAAAGCGATTGATGCCAAGTCAGATACTATTATTGATCACCTGACTCAAGACTTCCGCAAAGTACCCCCTGAAGAACCCCTGCAAAACCTGTTCGCTATGTTTAGCGATAAAAGCTTTCCCATCGCCGTCATTGACGAGCAGCAGCGGTTGCTAGGTGTCGTTGTGAAGGGCGCGGTACTGGATGAATTAGCACGAGCAGGAGAACAGTAATGGATATTCCAAGCATCCCCCTTGGCGATTGGATCGAAAGCGGCCTGACCTGGTTGACCAGCGAATATTCAGTCGTCACCCGGGCAATTTCCCGTTTTACTCAAACCGGCATTGATGTTTTGAACGATAGCTTGATGTGGCTACCTGAGTGGGCACTACTTGGGTTAATCACCCTACTCTGCTGGAAGCTAGCGGGCACTCGCTTAGCGATTGGTTCAGTAGCCGGGCTAGCCTTGATTTGGAACCTGGGTCTCTGGAACCCGATGATTGAAACGCTCACGCTGGTGGTCTTCGCAACCCTGGTTGCCGTGGTGATCGCATTGCCTGTCGGTATTGCAGCGGCATTATCTAATCGGCTGTACCGATTGATCATGCCGATATTGGACTTTATGCAGACCATGCCTGCCTTTGTTTACCTGATACCAGCAATTCCATTTTTCGGCATTGGTTCTGTATCCGCCATTTTTGCAACGGTAATTTTCTCGATGCCGCCTGCGATTCGCTTCACAACGTTAGGTATCCGCCAGGTGCCGGTTGAGCTTATTGAAGCCGCCGATGCCTATGGCGCAACGCGCAGCCAAAAACTTTTCAAGGTTCAGCTTCCGCTCTCGCTACCCACGGTGATGGCGGGTATTAACCAGACCATTATGCTGGCACTTTCGATGGTGGTTATCGCCGCCATGATTGGTGCAGATGGCCTAGGTAGCGAAGTGTGGCGCGCTATTCAGCGACTACGCCCCGGTGATGGCTTTGAAGCCGGTATCGCCGTGGTCATTCTAGCCATGCTACTTGACCGTTTGACTCAATCATTACGGAAAACGCGCCGCTCACAGTGAATAAACGCATGAAAAGTCATGCAGACAATCACACTGCGTTGACCGGTCTTCTTGATGAACGCTTTTTACATGTGCATGCTGGCCGTGTCTTCGAGTTCTTAATTTAAGTGCATCTGATAGCATACTTACTACGGTTGTGGCGCTTACTCACACTATTGATAACTGCCACAACTGTTTCCCCAAGGAGCAAGTGAATGAAAACTCGTACGTTAAATCACCGGATCCGCCTCGCCTCATTGGCCCTCATTGCTGGCACTGGCGTTGCCGCTGGAAGTCTGGCCTTCGCCCAAGATCAGGGCACTATCAACCTTGCCTATGTTGAGTGGTCGTCTGAAGTAGCATCTACCAACGTCGTCGCTGCTGTATTAGAGCAAGCTGGTTTCGATGTTGAACTAACGTCGCTTTCTGCCGCCGCTATGTTCCAGGCGCTTTCCACTGGCGACGCCGATGCCATCGTCGCCGCTTGGCTACCCACGACTCACGCTGACTACATGGAGCGTGTAGGTGACAATATTGAAGATCTCGGCATGAACTTGGATGGCACCAAGCTGGGATTGGTAGTACCGGCTTATACAGATGTCGATTCTATTGCCGACCTAAACGACAACGCCGACAGCTTTAACGGCGAGATCATCGGTATTGACCCCGGTGCAGGCCTAATGGCGCTGTCCGAAGAGGTCGTGGATACCTATGACCTCGGGCTGCGTCTGCGTAGCGGTAGCGGTGCCACCATGACCGCAGCGCTTTCAAGCGCGATTAACAATGAAGAGGATGTCGTGGTAACTGGCTGGACACCACACTGGATGTTTGCCCGCTTCAACCTGAAATACCTCGAAGATCCGGAAAATGTCTATGGCGGTGCTGAACAGATCCACACGGTGGTGCGCCAAGGCCTAAAAGATGACATGCCAGAAGCCTACGCCATCCTTGACGCCTTCGAGTGGACACCCGAGCAGATGGGTGAGGTCATGCTGATGAACCAGGAAGACGGCAGCGACCCTTATGAAAACGCCCAGCAGTGGGTAGAAGACAACCAAGATGTCGTCGCGCAGTGGCTAAGTAACTAATTAAGTAACTAATATTGTCTTGGCTAAATCCAGTTTATTAGTAAAATGATTAATGAGCTGAAGCTGCACTTCGCTTCAGCTCATTTGTTGCAACCCACTGTTTTCAAACAACGATATAGCTTTAATTAGTACGGTAAACCCATGCTAAATGGAGCCATATGAGGAGCGTACTGTGTTTAAGAACATTATGGTGCCAGTCGATCTTGCTCATCTAGAGCTACTGGAGCCTGCCTTAAGCGTAGTGGCAGACCTTGCTAAGCGATATGATGCTCATATCATCTACGTTGGCGTTACCGCTAATACACCTACAAGCGTTGCCCGCACTCCCCAAGAGTATGAGCAAAAACTTGAAGCTTTTGCCCACGAGCGACATAAAGTGCACGGTCAACCGGTAAGTATTAGGGTTTACAGCTCGACGGATCCCGTTGCTAATGTGGATAAGCAGCTTGTCGATGCAGTGGAGGAAACGGGGGCTGATTTGGTGGTAATGGCAACACATTTACCCCGCCACCTGGACATTATTATGCCGTCCCATGGCAGCAAAGTAGCCACCCACACAGACGTCTCCGTTTTCCTGATTCGAGTGACCCAATAAACGCGCTCTTGCGTTGTAGAAGCAATGCGTTGACAACTCGCGCTTAACAGCACGCACTTTTAATAATGATGGGAGCAAATTTGTGGATAAAAAGCCGCAAAATCGACCACCTGAAGAGCCGGTCTCAGAGGGCATACCCGCCCCTGACGGTCCAGCGAATCTAATAGATACCGATTACGTTATCGGTCAAGACAACATCACCACCACCACGATGGGTGTGAACCTTGATCTACATGGCAAGGTATTCACCATTTCGTCGATTGTGGTTCTACTGTTTGTCGTTTTAACCCTCGCGCTACAAGACACTATCGCACCGGTGTATGACGCCATTTTTAGTTTCTTGACCGGCAATTTAGCGTGGTTCTTTATACTTGCCGCCAATATTTTCGTTATCTTGTGTCTTGGGTTAATTGTTTCGCCACTCGGTAAAATCCGCATCGGCGGCGCTGATGCAAAGCCTGATTTTACCTATGTGGGCTGGTTTTCAATGCTATTTGCTGCGGGCATGGGCATCGGCCTGATGTTCTTTGGCGTTAACGAGCCATTGACCCACTTTGGTACCTCCTTTGATGGGGGTAGCTGGGCACCATTAGGGGGTGCGGAGGGCGATGCTGCAGGCGCAGCTGCGCTGGGTATGGCAGCTACCATCTTTCATTGGGGCCTTCACCCCTGGGCGATTTACGCAGTAGTAGCGCTATCACTTGCCTTATTTTCGTTCAACAAAGGGCTACCGCTGTCTATGCGCTCGGTATTCTACCCAATTCTGGGTGAGCGCGTCTGGGGTTGGCCGGGGCATTTAATCGACATTCTGGCGGTCTTTGCCACGCTGTTTGGCTTAGCGACGTCGCTTGGTTTGGGGGCAACTCAAGCAGCAGCAGGGTTAACCTACCTGTTTGGCGCACCAGAAAGCGATATTACGATGATTCTGCTCATCATCGGCATCACGATTATCGCTATCGGGTCGGTTATGGCCGGTGTCGACAAAGGCGTTCAGTTGCTTTCAAAAATCAACATCGCCATGGCGGCGTTGCTGCTTTTCTTCGTTATTGCCGTGGGTCCAACACTGCTCATTGCAACAGGCTTCTTTGAAAACCTGCTCAACTATTTTGTCCATCTGCCAGCACTGTCGAATCCGTTTGGCCGTGAAGATGCGAACTTTAGCCAAGGCTGGACGGCCTTCTACTGGGCTTGGTGGATCTCCTGGTCCCCGTACGTTGGTATGTTTATCGCACGGGTTTCCCGTGGCCGCACCGTTCGTGAATTCCTGATTTCAGTATTGCTCGTGCCTTCGATTGTATCGGTACTGTGGATGACCACCTTTGGTGGCACCGCCATTGATCAGTACGTTAGCCAAGGCATTGAAGCCGTGCGTGATGCAGGCGTGGATTTGCAGCTGTTCATCATGCTTGAGCAGTTACCGCTGTCACAAATCACCTCGTTTGTTGCGATTCTACTGGTCATTATTTTCTTTGTGACCTCTTCTGACTCAGGCTCATTGGTTATCGACTCCATTACTGCAGGCGGCAAGGTGGATGCGCCGAAACCACAGCGTGTGTTCTGGGCGATTATCGAAGGGGCTATCGCAATTGCGTTGCTGCTTGGCGGTGGTCTGACCGCACTGCAAACTATGGCGGTTTCTACCGGTTTCCCGTTCACCATCATCTTGTTGGTGGCATGTTATGCCATTGTCAAAGGTTTAATGAGCGAACCCAAAGCGGTATGATGTGAATCGCTAACCATTAAACTGAATCGCACTTGCACTAAACCACAAACGGGCAGCCATTTGGCTGCCCGTTTGCGTTAAGTAACGTTACGCTGCTCAAACCCAAATATCTTTCAACTGCGTCTCAGGCGTGTAGTGGTGACTGATCTGCGCTTGTAACAGTTCTGCTGTCGCCAGTGCATCAACCAGCGCGTGATGTCCTTGATAGACAGGCAGACCATAGCGTTCACGACTGGCATTTAAACGAATCGAAACAGGCGGACGCCCTAACCAACGGCGAAACCGTGCCCATAACGTTTGTCGATGCATGTGCGCTTCAAGCGACATCGTATCGATCATCGGGAACATCACCCCTTCTCCCCGTCGTGCTTTTACGGCAGCATCAAGAAACGGGCGTTCGATGTTGCGAAAATGCACCACCACAAGCCGCCCTGCCAGCACAGCTAATAGCTCATCCAACACGGCATCAAAGTCAGGCGCAGTGGCGATTTCAGAATGAGTGATGTGATGGTAAGCAATGGACGCCTCATCTAAGGGTCGCGAGGGCTTCACTACCCAGTAGCGACGCTGAGCAAGCGGAATGCGATCCAGTGTGAAAGGCACTACCCCAATGCTGACAATCGCGTGACGCCGCTCGTCCAATCCCGTTGTTTCCATATCTAACGCTACCATCGGCACTTGCGCGATAGGTGTATCCGGGCTGGGTAGCGGCGTTGCAAAGAATTGTCTAAGCGCACTATCATGAGCCTTTTCGGCTCGCTCAGCCATATAGCCTATCCAGTTAGCTTGAACTACTTTTTGGCGGGGCCGGATTCCATGCATCTTATCGCCCCTGCCGCTGAGCGGGAACGGGATAGCGGAACTTCAAGAATTTTTGCGCGTTGTTGAGTACTTGGAAAGCATCTTTAAGCGTGTGGCGCTCGCTATCCTCAACATTCTCCGGTTCGATATTATTATCGGGGAAACGGTCTTCTTGCAGATCTATCACTTGATGGCGAATCCGCGACATACATAAAAACTCAAATGCGTAACTGAGCTTATCGCTTACACCCGTCGCCAGCAGTTGGGTATTGCTTATATCATTTAAGCGCTGGAACGAGTTTTGCGCTTTAGACCCACAGGCCAACGCATGTACCCGAATAAGGTCAACCATCGGGGCGGTACCACGCCGTTTTAGGTTGATTGAGTTGTTATGTTTGCCATCCTTTTCCATCACAAACGTACGGAAGAACCCAAGCGGCGGTGTTCGATTCAGCGCATTACGGGCCATGGCCGCCAAAAACAGTGGCGACTGGGGCGCCGTTTGGGCAATCAAATCCTGAAGCGCTTCAACAAAATGGTCTTCGCCGTAAATGCTGTCTAAATCGAAGAAAATCGAACTATGGAGTAGTCGTTCAGGGGTTGGGTTCGCCATCCAGTCTTGGAAATAACGCTTCCAAACATGCAACGGCTGACGCCACTGGCGGTTAGTCGCCATCACATCGCCTTTACAGTAGGTATAACCGCAGGCGTCTAAGCCATCGCTTACAAAGGCCGCTAACGCGTGAAAGTAGTCGTCGTGTTCGTCGGGGTTAAAGTCGTCTGACAAGATCAGTGCATTATCCTGATCGGTGACGATACTTTGCTCATTCCTCGCCATGGAGCCGTTAACCATAAAACAGTAAGGCACCGGCGGTGGCCCTAGCGCTTCTTCGGCAAGCTCTAGCAGTCGCCGCGTAAAACTACGCCCAATGGTCGACAGGGCGCTCCCCACCATCTGCGAATTAGCACCTTCTTGCACCATTCTTACAAAAGCAGCGCGCACATCTGGAGCAAGTTTTGCTAACCCTTGGGCGCTGGACTGGTTGAAAATATTGCTTACTAGGTACAGCCCACTTTGCGTCTCGTAACGAATAATATCGGAGAGGTGAACAACCCCAACCGGACGCTGTCGGTAAAGCACCGGTAAGTGGTGAACATTGTTACGCAGCATCGTCAGCATGGCTTCGTAAACCGACGCATCCGACTGAATGGTAATTAACCGTTCGGAAACAACCTCGCCAATGGCCGTTTGCGCTGACAGCCCTTCAGCTACAATGCGGGTACGGAAGTCACTATCCGTCAGAATACCGCACATTTGCCACGTTTTGCCTTCGCTGTCCTGAAAGCTGTAACGCGGATTATCACTGCCTTCATTAATTACCAGCACCGCCGACGCTTGAGCATCGTTCACTTGCTTAGCGGCTTGCTGGACGGTAGTCGTGGACTCAACCATGACGGGATAACGCGTTACCAATTTGCGTATCCGCGTAACCATCATATCGTTAGATTTCTTCTGCTGCTCTGCTGCAGTTTCTAAACGAGGGCGTTCGAGTTCAACAAAGTCAGCAAAATCGTCATCTTCTTCACATAACCGCTGAAAGACGGCGTTGGGAATAAAGTAAATCAGCGTGTCTTCGATCGCTTTGGCAGGAAAGCGCACTTTATGGTTTCGAAGCAGGCTAAAGTGGCCAAAGATATCCCCTTCACCCAAGCGGTTATATAGCTCGCCCTGACGACGATAAACCTCAACGGCACCGCTACGGATAAAGCACAACTCATCAAGCATATCGTTGAGCTCTAAAATGTCGCTACCGGTTTTGAAATAGCGCACTTCTACTTGCTCAGCTATGGCGTCTAGCAATGCATCCGATAAACCATCGAACGGGGGAAACTGCCCCATATGCTGGCGTATTTCTAACAGTTCAACATCCATGCGATCTCCTGCACTTGGCGCGGCAGCATCATCAATAGATGAAGTTTGTCTTGGATAGCGTGTACCGTAAACCCTTCAATCACAAATGAGAGTGAACAAAAGCAAAAAAACCCAGCGAAAAACGCTGGGTCTTGTGCACTAACAGACTAGCAGCAGGAGGACAGAATACTTCGCAGGTTAAGGAAAATCTGTCACTATCCACAACACTAGCTGACTGGAACTAATTATGACTGGTTAGCCATTTCCTGAACGCGCTGCATCATCTCAGGATCTTGCTGGATTGACTGACCAATGGCGTTAAAGGTATCAACATCTAGACCGCTATCTTCAACGACTTCGATCATGCGGTCGTTGGCTTCAGCGCGAACTTCCTGTTGGGTGCTTTCATCTTCTGCTTCCTGCAGACGCTGTGTGTACTCTTGAGAGATCACGGCGATTTCTTGAGAAGCATCGGCGAACTGCTGTAGCTGCTCATCAGAGAAATCCTGAGCGGGCGCTTGCTGGGTAGCCATCGGATCCTGGGCGGGGTCTTGGGCTTGCTGTGCATGAGCGGTGCCCGCCATAAGACCAGTAGCGAGAAGAGCAGCAGAGAACAGAGCAGTCATACGTTGCATAGTAAGAAACCTCATTGGCGCGTTATGAATGTGCACCATGTGACGCGCTGTTCAGGAACAGGTTCAACTCTTTATGTAAAAGTTAGTAACAGAATGAAATCTTAAGCAACGCAAAACTAAGCAAAAAGGGCCCGCACCGAGGAACTATGTCCAACACTATCAATAGTTTAAAAAATGTAAATATGGCTTCTTTAGGCCTTGCCGCTATGCCTGGATTATTTGTTTTACTCTGGAGCACGGGGTTCATTGGCGCAAAATTTGGCCTTCCCTACGCAGAACCTTTCACGTTTTTGTTTATTCGTTTCGTGCTCACCCTGATGCTGCTTATTCCACTGACGTGGTTAATGCGCATTGCCTGGCCTTCATCGCCAGTACTCTGGCTGCATATAGGCGTTTCAGGACTTTTGGTACACGGCACTTATTTAGGTGGAGTTTTTTACGGTATCTACCTGGGCATGCCTGCTGGGCTGGCAGCGCTATTGGTTGGCCTGCAGCCGCTGCTAACCGCAGCCTGTGCGGGCCCGCTTCTGAACCCCCCGCCAGTGGCTGGGGCTACTGCTTGGCCTTGTGGGCATCTGTCTGGTATTGGGCAGCAAGCTAGAGTTCGGCACCTCACTTTTTGCTGGCTTTGGCCTTGGCGCTTTGGTTAGCGTGATGGCCGCCTTGGTGGGAATTTCATTGGGGACGCTTTATCAGAAACGCTACTACACCAGCATGCCACTGCTTTCCGGGGCGGTTATTCAATACATAGCGGCAGGCATGCTACTGGGCATGGGAGCACTGCTGTTTGAAACTCGGCAGGTCGAATGGAGCATAACGTTTGTGCTCACTCTTGGCTGGCTAGTACTTATTCTGTCTATCGCCGCCATCCTGCTATTAATGGTGTTGATTAAAAAGGGCGAAGCATCCCGCGTTGCCAGCCTGTTTTATCTGGTGCCACCCGTGACTGCGCTACAAGCATGGTGGCTGTTCGACGAACGCCTCCCCCTGCTCGGACTGGCAGGTATGGTCATTGCCATTGCTGGGGTGATCATGGTGGTACGCAAACCTAGCAGCAAGCGAGAAGCTTAAAGCGCTACAAGCGATCCAAGTAACGAACACCACCTAGATTACGCATTTGCTGAAGAATCCACTGACTGCGGCGCTCTACCTGAGCATCTGGGCGTGACGCGCTGCGGGTACGCGGACTGGGAAGAATAGCCGCTAGCAGGCTTGCTTGCCGTTCGGTCAATGCACTGCCAGAAGCGCCAAAATAGTGCCCTGCCGCCGCTTCTAGTCCAAATACTCCCGTATCCCACTCAGCGACGTTTAAATACACTTCCAGTATGCGTTGCTTGCTCCACAGCATTTCGATTAGCAATGTAAACCATGCTTCTAGCCCCTTACGGGCCCAGCTACGGCCGCTCCATAAAAAAACATTCTTGGCAGTTTGCTGGCTTAGCGTGCTGGCACCCCGCAATCGTTCGCCATCGAGACTGGCTTTCAGGGCACGCTTCAACTCAACTAAATCAAAACCACGATGCTGAGGAAAGCGCTGGTCTTCAGCAGCGATCACCGCCAACTTGGCATTGCTGGATAGATTTTCCCAGCTTCTCCATTGGCGTTGAATATCAATAGGTTCGCTATTTATCCAGCTTTGAATTTTGCGCTCTACCATCACCATTGACCCAGGAGGTGGCACAAATCGGAATAGTAAAACCAGCGCAATTGAGAGGACAATAAAAGCCAGCGCGCCACGCCAAATAAGACGCCATATCAAACCAAGAAAACGGCGCAACGCGCGATTGAGCATTTCGATATCCTTAGCGCTTCATGAGGTGTTCTGCATGATAGCGCATATGCTCCTCAATGAACGAGGCGATAAAGAAGTAGCTATGATCGTAACCTGGC includes the following:
- a CDS encoding proline/glycine betaine ABC transporter permease; the encoded protein is MDIPSIPLGDWIESGLTWLTSEYSVVTRAISRFTQTGIDVLNDSLMWLPEWALLGLITLLCWKLAGTRLAIGSVAGLALIWNLGLWNPMIETLTLVVFATLVAVVIALPVGIAAALSNRLYRLIMPILDFMQTMPAFVYLIPAIPFFGIGSVSAIFATVIFSMPPAIRFTTLGIRQVPVELIEAADAYGATRSQKLFKVQLPLSLPTVMAGINQTIMLALSMVVIAAMIGADGLGSEVWRAIQRLRPGDGFEAGIAVVILAMLLDRLTQSLRKTRRSQ
- a CDS encoding 3'-5' exonuclease; amino-acid sequence: MHGIRPRQKVVQANWIGYMAERAEKAHDSALRQFFATPLPSPDTPIAQVPMVALDMETTGLDERRHAIVSIGVVPFTLDRIPLAQRRYWVVKPSRPLDEASIAYHHITHSEIATAPDFDAVLDELLAVLAGRLVVVHFRNIERPFLDAAVKARRGEGVMFPMIDTMSLEAHMHRQTLWARFRRWLGRPPVSIRLNASRERYGLPVYQGHHALVDALATAELLQAQISHHYTPETQLKDIWV
- the mtgA gene encoding monofunctional biosynthetic peptidoglycan transglycosylase, which encodes MLNRALRRFLGLIWRLIWRGALAFIVLSIALVLLFRFVPPPGSMVMVERKIQSWINSEPIDIQRQWRSWENLSSNAKLAVIAAEDQRFPQHRGFDLVELKRALKASLDGERLRGASTLSQQTAKNVFLWSGRSWARKGLEAWFTLLIEMLWSKQRILEVYLNVAEWDTGVFGLEAAAGHYFGASGSALTERQASLLAAILPSPRTRSASRPDAQVERRSQWILQQMRNLGGVRYLDRL
- a CDS encoding DUF4168 domain-containing protein yields the protein MQRMTALFSAALLATGLMAGTAHAQQAQDPAQDPMATQQAPAQDFSDEQLQQFADASQEIAVISQEYTQRLQEAEDESTQQEVRAEANDRMIEVVEDSGLDVDTFNAIGQSIQQDPEMMQRVQEMANQS
- a CDS encoding glycine betaine/L-proline ABC transporter ATP-binding protein, with amino-acid sequence MDETRPVKIQVRGLSKVFGKQPKKALELRDQGLKRPEILEKTGQTLGLSNISFDVYEGELLVIMGLSGSGKSTLIRCLNRLIDTTEGEIIIDGENIPTLSEKALLECRRRHFSMVFQNFALFPHRTVRQNAEFGLEIRGVDKAERKQIAQNALTQVGLDGWEEAYPNQLSGGMQQRVGLARALANDSTVLLMDEAFSALDPLIRKDMQQELLQLQSKMQKTTVFITHDLDEALNIGDRIVLLKDGEVVQIGTPEEILTQPADDYVRRFIEGVDRSRVLTAESAMRPVRSTARESDGPRTALHRMRDHSIDSIYVTDRDRRLIGLLEAESASKAIDAKSDTIIDHLTQDFRKVPPEEPLQNLFAMFSDKSFPIAVIDEQQRLLGVVVKGAVLDELARAGEQ
- a CDS encoding BCCT family transporter — protein: MDKKPQNRPPEEPVSEGIPAPDGPANLIDTDYVIGQDNITTTTMGVNLDLHGKVFTISSIVVLLFVVLTLALQDTIAPVYDAIFSFLTGNLAWFFILAANIFVILCLGLIVSPLGKIRIGGADAKPDFTYVGWFSMLFAAGMGIGLMFFGVNEPLTHFGTSFDGGSWAPLGGAEGDAAGAAALGMAATIFHWGLHPWAIYAVVALSLALFSFNKGLPLSMRSVFYPILGERVWGWPGHLIDILAVFATLFGLATSLGLGATQAAAGLTYLFGAPESDITMILLIIGITIIAIGSVMAGVDKGVQLLSKINIAMAALLLFFVIAVGPTLLIATGFFENLLNYFVHLPALSNPFGREDANFSQGWTAFYWAWWISWSPYVGMFIARVSRGRTVREFLISVLLVPSIVSVLWMTTFGGTAIDQYVSQGIEAVRDAGVDLQLFIMLEQLPLSQITSFVAILLVIIFFVTSSDSGSLVIDSITAGGKVDAPKPQRVFWAIIEGAIAIALLLGGGLTALQTMAVSTGFPFTIILLVACYAIVKGLMSEPKAV
- a CDS encoding universal stress protein, whose protein sequence is MFKNIMVPVDLAHLELLEPALSVVADLAKRYDAHIIYVGVTANTPTSVARTPQEYEQKLEAFAHERHKVHGQPVSIRVYSSTDPVANVDKQLVDAVEETGADLVVMATHLPRHLDIIMPSHGSKVATHTDVSVFLIRVTQ
- a CDS encoding DUF294 nucleotidyltransferase-like domain-containing protein, with protein sequence MDVELLEIRQHMGQFPPFDGLSDALLDAIAEQVEVRYFKTGSDILELNDMLDELCFIRSGAVEVYRRQGELYNRLGEGDIFGHFSLLRNHKVRFPAKAIEDTLIYFIPNAVFQRLCEEDDDFADFVELERPRLETAAEQQKKSNDMMVTRIRKLVTRYPVMVESTTTVQQAAKQVNDAQASAVLVINEGSDNPRYSFQDSEGKTWQMCGILTDSDFRTRIVAEGLSAQTAIGEVVSERLITIQSDASVYEAMLTMLRNNVHHLPVLYRQRPVGVVHLSDIIRYETQSGLYLVSNIFNQSSAQGLAKLAPDVRAAFVRMVQEGANSQMVGSALSTIGRSFTRRLLELAEEALGPPPVPYCFMVNGSMARNEQSIVTDQDNALILSDDFNPDEHDDYFHALAAFVSDGLDACGYTYCKGDVMATNRQWRQPLHVWKRYFQDWMANPTPERLLHSSIFFDLDSIYGEDHFVEALQDLIAQTAPQSPLFLAAMARNALNRTPPLGFFRTFVMEKDGKHNNSINLKRRGTAPMVDLIRVHALACGSKAQNSFQRLNDISNTQLLATGVSDKLSYAFEFLCMSRIRHQVIDLQEDRFPDNNIEPENVEDSERHTLKDAFQVLNNAQKFLKFRYPVPAQRQGR
- a CDS encoding glycine betaine ABC transporter substrate-binding protein; the protein is MKTRTLNHRIRLASLALIAGTGVAAGSLAFAQDQGTINLAYVEWSSEVASTNVVAAVLEQAGFDVELTSLSAAAMFQALSTGDADAIVAAWLPTTHADYMERVGDNIEDLGMNLDGTKLGLVVPAYTDVDSIADLNDNADSFNGEIIGIDPGAGLMALSEEVVDTYDLGLRLRSGSGATMTAALSSAINNEEDVVVTGWTPHWMFARFNLKYLEDPENVYGGAEQIHTVVRQGLKDDMPEAYAILDAFEWTPEQMGEVMLMNQEDGSDPYENAQQWVEDNQDVVAQWLSN